GCTTCAATGGGTTGCCGGGATCGGGTTGGGTGATAATAAAATGCTCCGGGGTGCTATGATACAGATAGAGCGTTCCCCCGCCAGGATTCACGATGTGCCGGGTGAAATCCTTGATCCACGGAACGTCTTCGTAAAACCTACCCGTCAAAGGATCGGCAATATCGACCGCGTCCGGCAGATTGTACGGTGTGGAAGAAAAATTAAACGAAGGTCCTCGCACCAATTGGTTGTTCTGCATCACCTGTTCCAAAACTTCAGGTGTGATCTGAACTTCGCGCATGTTCAAAAATCTCTTAGCGTCGGCGCTTATGAGCGTGGCTGCCATAAGCACTATCAATAAAACGAATGCCTTTTTCATATATAATCTCCTATGTTCCTTATCATCAGTCTATTACCTATTTCGCACAACCCGTATCCGAGAGCGCAATCGATCTTTTTATAGTTAAACATCAGTTTACCTCGCAGAGATAGTTTAATTCATGCTCTTCATATTACAAAGATAATCGCTACGCGAAATATGTCAACTGTTTTCTTTGTGCCGCCATGCATACTGGGGGGAGACTGTTCAAAAATCATCACCATTCTACGCTGCTTTACCAGAGCACTTGGAGAATAAGTGGTCTAAGTGCTTCCATTTCACATTTTCTTGACAGATTTGGGAGATGTTCAGATTGGCAATCAGCGATTGCTCATGCATGATTGGTTTGCCTTTATCGATCAATTCTGTTAACCAGAGAGAAAGAGCAAGATTCAGAGCGGTTTGTTCGGATTTAAGACCATATCTTCCGGAGCACATCGACTTGATATTGAATTGCCAGATTATTGAACCATGTTTGTTCCGTCTCGATGATCCCATCTGTACGGGTTCCGATAGTTTGAAATGCCTGGTTGACCTTGATGATCAATCTGCCCGGGGCTACACTTGTGGTATCTGGTACCTGTGCCCACAGTTGAAGGCAGAACATTACGATGACTAAGGTGATGAGTGTTCTCATCTCTCCTCCTTTATTTTAGGCAGGTGATTTTTTTAGTGATTATCTCACTACCCGCCCTTACTTGCAAAAGATATACTCCGTTGGTTAGATCGTTAGTATCCATGCTTATGCTATGTCTTCCCTTGTAATAATGGGTTGTGTTCAGTTCCTTTACCAAGCGTCCTTTCAGATCATAGAGCTTGATACTTAGCTCAGCATGATTCTTTAAACTTATATCAAATGTAACCCGGGATGAAAAGGGATTCGGACTTGGAACAGCATTGACCAATACCCCGGGACTTAAATCATCCGAAACTGAACTGGGATTGTAGAGTGTGTAAAACATGATTGGATCGTATTCTTCAAATACGTTCTCCATGCTGGCAAACGCCACGAAATCCGATCCATAATCATAATCTGTATTGATCTGGAAAGCAATCCGATATTGGCTGAAGATGCTGCCTGTTGCCAGATCATGCAGCACACAATCGGTAATATCCAGATAGCGGTAGCCTGCTTCGCCATGATGTCCCGGTTCATTTCCCGGTTCATTAATTCCCTGCCAGGTAATTTCACCCACATTGGGATTAAAGGTATGAGGATTGCCCTCATCTCCCTTTGCCCAGTCGTCAAGCCCCAAGCTGATATCGTAATCAATATGGCTCACGATGCATTTTATTGTGTCTCCACCTGCTACTTCCCAGTGGGGAAAGAAAGTGTTAACGTATGTCGAATCTTCCAGTTGCTCAATTCCGCCACTTGAAAATTGGTATAAACGGATTGTAGCATTCACTAGTGAATAGCCACTGGGTATAAGTGGAATAGGAAAGCTGATAAATGCTCTCACCGAACAGTTTTCATAAGGATAGCCCAAATCTCCG
This Candidatus Cloacimonadaceae bacterium DNA region includes the following protein-coding sequences:
- a CDS encoding T9SS type A sorting domain-containing protein; this translates as MRTFIIFIIVLFCAPLMAQMSAYSGSTILDSLYAIPELDGDMAANTSGVAFSMNTTTYVFEVGDLGYPYENCSVRAFISFPIPLIPSGYSLVNATIRLYQFSSGGIEQLEDSTYVNTFFPHWEVAGGDTIKCIVSHIDYDISLGLDDWAKGDEGNPHTFNPNVGEITWQGINEPGNEPGHHGEAGYRYLDITDCVLHDLATGSIFSQYRIAFQINTDYDYGSDFVAFASMENVFEEYDPIMFYTLYNPSSVSDDLSPGVLVNAVPSPNPFSSRVTFDISLKNHAELSIKLYDLKGRLVKELNTTHYYKGRHSISMDTNDLTNGVYLLQVRAGSEIITKKITCLK